A single Bosea sp. PAMC 26642 DNA region contains:
- a CDS encoding SDR family NAD(P)-dependent oxidoreductase, translated as MSDELRGKVALVTGGSRGLGAAIAESLAARGADVAISYVASADKAEQVVAKLEAKGVRAAAFRSDQSDLAAAKSLIDEVVSRFGKLDILVNNAAIVVSGKKIDDPDLDTAALDRMWQVNVMGPVATTRAAAPVMSDGGRIIFIGSLNGSHALFPGVADYAGSKAALNGYARGVARDLGSRSITVNVVQPGAMPTDMMVDALGSTEAPDAFLDMHPVRRIAHVDEVAALVCFLAGVDAGYITGGTHDIAGGLGI; from the coding sequence ATGTCTGATGAACTAAGGGGCAAGGTTGCGCTGGTAACCGGCGGGTCACGAGGCCTGGGTGCCGCGATCGCGGAGTCTCTGGCGGCTCGCGGTGCAGACGTGGCGATCAGCTATGTCGCGTCCGCAGATAAGGCGGAGCAGGTCGTCGCGAAGCTCGAGGCCAAGGGCGTCCGAGCCGCGGCATTCCGCAGCGACCAGTCGGACCTCGCGGCCGCAAAATCGCTTATAGACGAGGTTGTCAGCCGCTTCGGCAAGCTCGACATCCTGGTCAACAACGCTGCGATCGTGGTGAGTGGGAAGAAGATCGACGACCCCGATCTCGACACCGCCGCGCTGGACCGAATGTGGCAGGTGAACGTCATGGGTCCAGTGGCCACGACCCGTGCGGCCGCGCCGGTGATGTCCGATGGCGGGCGCATCATCTTCATCGGTTCGCTCAACGGCAGCCACGCCCTGTTCCCCGGAGTTGCCGACTATGCCGGGTCGAAGGCGGCGCTCAACGGCTATGCGAGGGGCGTGGCCCGGGACCTGGGCTCGCGCAGCATCACCGTGAACGTGGTGCAGCCGGGTGCCATGCCGACCGATATGATGGTGGACGCTCTCGGTAGTACCGAAGCGCCCGACGCCTTCCTCGACATGCACCCGGTGCGCCGCATCGCACACGTCGACGAAGTGGCCGCCCTGGTCTGCTTCCTCGCGGGAGTGGACGCCGGCTACATCACCGGCGGCACGCACGATATCGCTGGCGGACTCGGCATCTGA
- a CDS encoding SDR family NAD(P)-dependent oxidoreductase has protein sequence MTKVFDAKSNADEVLEGADLQGRRFLVTGTASGIGRETARALAAHGAEVVGVVRDRAKAETATAEVRDAAAHAGGGFELVQVDLASQASVRAGAERLLRDGRRFDAVIANAGVMATPEGRTVDGFETQFGTNHLGHFALITAIEPLIADGGRLVVLSSQAHRVSDVDLEDPNFERQEYEPFVAYGRSKTANALFAVEFDRRHRHRGVRAASVMPGNSLTDLPRHFSEEELQDLFATVGSARAEAGLPPAELKDISQAAATTVWAAVVADPEEIGGKYLEDVAVATIDDTPNPFADGVRLYALDSEKAKRLWAKSEQLVAAA, from the coding sequence ATGACGAAGGTTTTTGACGCGAAATCTAACGCGGACGAGGTGCTCGAGGGCGCCGATCTGCAGGGCAGGCGCTTCTTGGTGACCGGCACGGCGTCCGGCATTGGACGCGAGACCGCTCGCGCGCTGGCGGCTCACGGCGCCGAAGTCGTGGGCGTGGTCAGGGATCGGGCCAAGGCCGAGACCGCCACGGCCGAGGTGCGGGACGCGGCGGCGCACGCTGGTGGTGGTTTCGAGCTGGTCCAGGTTGATCTTGCTTCTCAGGCGAGCGTGCGCGCTGGCGCCGAGAGGCTTCTGCGAGACGGCCGGCGCTTCGACGCGGTCATCGCCAACGCGGGCGTGATGGCGACACCCGAGGGGCGGACGGTGGACGGCTTCGAGACGCAGTTTGGGACCAACCATCTGGGTCACTTCGCCCTGATCACGGCCATCGAGCCGCTGATCGCGGACGGCGGGCGTCTTGTGGTGCTCTCGTCCCAGGCTCATCGCGTTTCGGATGTCGACCTCGAAGATCCGAACTTCGAGCGGCAGGAGTACGAACCGTTCGTGGCCTATGGTCGTTCGAAAACAGCCAACGCTTTGTTCGCCGTCGAGTTCGATCGCCGCCACCGCCACCGTGGTGTGCGAGCGGCCTCGGTTATGCCGGGCAACAGCCTGACCGACCTTCCCCGGCATTTTTCCGAGGAGGAATTGCAGGACCTGTTCGCCACCGTGGGCAGCGCGCGCGCCGAGGCGGGGCTGCCTCCGGCGGAACTGAAGGACATCTCGCAAGCGGCCGCCACCACGGTCTGGGCCGCGGTCGTTGCTGATCCCGAGGAGATTGGCGGCAAGTACCTCGAGGACGTCGCTGTCGCGACCATCGACGATACGCCCAACCCCTTCGCCGATGGAGTTCGCCTCTACGCCCTCGATAGCGAGAAGGCGAAGCGACTGTGGGCAAAGAGCGAGCAACTGGTCGCTGCGGCCTGA
- a CDS encoding NADPH-dependent F420 reductase → MTTIGIIGAGEVGTAIAQAAVRLGSEVVIANSRGPETLKQLVDQLGPSARAGTAAEAAAAGDFAVIAVPLKLVNHMPVEELAGKIVLDTNNYMIWRDGNYPRVDSGEKTIYELRQEQLPTAKIVQAFSHIQAPHMAARARPAGAPDRIALPISSNYPEAIALVADLLDRIGFDTVDNSPLSEAWRSAPGQPAWVALNQQTKPELIANLARARRLTSR, encoded by the coding sequence ATGACGACCATAGGTATCATTGGCGCGGGCGAGGTCGGCACCGCGATTGCACAGGCAGCGGTCCGGCTTGGCTCCGAGGTCGTGATCGCGAACTCGCGCGGCCCCGAGACCCTGAAGCAATTGGTTGACCAACTCGGTCCGTCCGCACGCGCCGGAACGGCTGCCGAGGCTGCCGCAGCTGGCGACTTCGCCGTGATCGCGGTGCCGCTCAAGCTCGTGAACCACATGCCCGTCGAGGAACTGGCGGGTAAGATCGTGCTCGACACGAACAACTACATGATTTGGCGCGACGGGAACTATCCGCGGGTCGATTCCGGCGAGAAAACGATCTACGAGCTGCGGCAGGAGCAACTGCCCACGGCCAAAATCGTGCAGGCCTTCTCCCATATCCAGGCACCGCACATGGCCGCGCGTGCGCGACCGGCCGGCGCTCCGGACCGGATCGCCTTGCCGATCTCGAGCAATTATCCCGAGGCGATCGCGCTCGTCGCCGACCTCCTCGACCGCATCGGCTTCGACACCGTCGACAATAGTCCGCTGAGCGAAGCCTGGCGTAGCGCTCCCGGTCAGCCGGCCTGGGTCGCGCTCAATCAACAGACCAAGCCCGAACTCATCGCCAACCTCGCCAGGGCACGCCGGCTTACGTCGCGCTGA